The window TTGCAGACATCCTATTCATACATAGCTTGAGGccattgtgtgtttattttatggcagttttaaaaatgaaatctcatggattatttatttattttttctgttttgtattgGCAAATGCATCTTAGAACTTGAGTCTTATTGAAACTGTAATAATTATCAACATTCtccaatacagaaaaaatgtgatttatttatgtcCATACTGAGTCTATACTTACTGCAGTTATTGCGGTAAAATTGCATTACATAATGTAACATAAAGTAACCCGGAGACAGAAATGGGCACTATGATTATggttaagttttatttttagatatttttaatgcTTCTCATCATTATTATCACcataaaatgaaagatttcAAGTCCATATCACCTGTTCCTAAGTACCATTTTAATACAGAGATTATTGGAGTTATATTTATGTTGTccacataaattatttttgtattgataCAGATAACTAGATGACATTCTGTATCATCACTGGAAATTTTCTATGAGACCTGGCTGGTCTAATTAAAGACCAGAGTAGGAATCCAGGAACAGCTCCATAAATAAGAGATGCATTGCGATTGggcttgtttgtcagattaaatgaacttttattttaaggatattttttttggctttgttgATAAAGAATTTACAGGAAAGTGGGTTGTGGGGGAAGACGTGACACACCGCCATGTCCAAATGTACCTTTtgggaacaaaacaaacaaaccttaaGGAGGTATAAAATAGAGTAATTAGGCCAAAATTtctaaactaaaaatgtttattttattgctctggtgtaatattttcatcttaaagtctgtgtttccattagcaGTAAGCaagaaattattgttattataaagGTCTGAAAATATCAGTGTAATTACTATGTCTTACTAAATGAgttaaataactgaaataaatgaacttttctcttttgctgttgctcagtaaattaaaatatctaattGAATTTTGTGGTCTTGAAACTGACattattaaaccttttttatatatattttgtaagtGACTAAAGTCCACTTAACGGGGATCTGTAACATGATCTACTTCTTTAATCTCcaacagaaaagcaacagttGTTCTGACTGCTGTTTCTCCAAGTTATCTTTagtgtttattcattttgtagaGGTACACCAATTGCAGATTTTTGGCTGAcgaccttttttctttttttttaaagcctgacttaccgattccaattttggccaGTGCagatttacttcttttttttatttattttcatgtcgGAAAACCTCTGTAAGTTGGCAATAGCAGGGTGACTATAGTTAACCAAACACATGCAGCCCTGCCAGTCAGTCCTCTCTCTGTCAGGGAAACAGTGACTGATTCTCAGATCAGATCGCTGGATAAGATCGGTTTGTCATGAGAGGATCGACTGACCGCTGATCTCCgaaaatgacagaaatggaGGCGAATTTATCAGAGCACCGAAGTTATTTTGATGAACACATGTGCCACTTGTAGTTTGCCAACTGTGGTTTCAAAAACATCTCTACTATATTAAGAGCAGTGGTGACTTTTCTTAAACTTCCGCATACCGTAGATGTACTTATTATTTGTGACCACAAGTTTTTCTCTGGATATTCCTAGGCTCTCTTTAAAAGGAACTGAAACCAAAGGAATGAAAATGCTTTCTGATTTTGAAACCAATATGatgcaacaaagaaaacatttagccCACAGTGATTGGGATGCTGCATATCTGTCCAGTTGTCCTTCTGTACTTCCTCTTTCACTCCCCGCCCGTCTCTCTGTGTCCTCCTGCTCGTCTCCAGTGGTCCATTACTGTGTTTCACTCCTCCTCAGGTGGTTGACCATGCCTTCTCTGAAGTACCAAGCAGGGGACAAGGTAATGGGCCGCTGGCCTGGCAGCAGCCTGTACTACGAGGTCAAAGTGCTGGGCTACGATGCTAAGAGCCGCCTCTACACAGTCATCTACAAGGACGGCACAGAGCTGGAGCTCAAGGAGCAGGACATCATGGTACTGCCACTGTATTGACTCATCTCCATGATGTTGGGggatccacttttttcagtacCGATACGATATCTAAGGTTTATTATTGGCTGatacaaaaaaacactgcagaattgatttgaaatgtgtgtgtgtgtttttttttaaacacagacataaatgtagtaaattacagatttatttgataactctgcaccagtacaggacacttaaatacaccaacagtTTCACtagtttggtcaaacatgtaaaaacaactttaatttgttcagtcagtgcaagaAGGAGAATAACAGCCAATGGaaagtaaataataaactgaaactgactaAAACATGTTGGCCACCGTCATACAAACACATATGAATAAATTGCAACAAACTTTTCAAATGGTTCAgtaagtgcaattaggaattctaaatagaatgtaaaataataaagcatgatgtcaCTTATAGGACAAAGtgtagaattagactgaatagatctgttCTTCTAGATAGGACACATTATGGATACCCAATCTAgaactttttttaatatctatCGGATCAGTGCATCTGAAGTTTTAACAAATTTCCTCCTGCCTCCTGATTATGATATTATAGCTTTCTATGTatcaatatacagtacagaccaaaggtttggacacaccttttaattcaatgagtttcctttattttcatgactattgacattgtagattcacactgaaggcatcaaaactatgaataacacatgtggaaatatgcactaaacaaaaaagtgtaaaacaactgaaaatagcccttatattctagtttcttcaaagtagcaaccttttgctgtgattactgctttgcacacactctgcattttcttgatgagcttcaagaggtagtcacctgaaatggttttcacttcataggtgtgccctgtcaggttaataagtgggatttcttgccttatagtcatgaaaagaaagaaaacccattgaattagaaggtgtgtccaaacctttggtctgtactgtatataattaatactttttttcttccaacagaGTGTCACCAGCTTCCAGCAGCGCACTCGCTCGCGCTCCCGCTCCAACTCCCGTTCCCCCGGGCGCCGCCGCAGCCGCTCACGCTCCCCCGCTAGGACCACACGCCGCTCGTCATCACGTACCACcaccgctgctgctgcagccgtCGCCACAGACAGCACACCGTCTTCACGCGGGGATAAAAAGCTCAAGCAAGCAGCTGAAATCAAGATCAGCCCCATAGTAAGGCTTTTCAGAAAGACTGTGTCAAAAGTCACTAGGACCTTTTCTTCATCTCTAGAAATGTGTCTGTCTTGGATTTTGACCAAAGTTCCCTTCGTGTGTTCCTCACCTTATCTTTTTTCCTCCCGTTTTCTTTTGTTCCTCTCATCTCCATCGATCTCCCTCTGTTTTCTGacgggcagcagcagcaggagaaaaagcCAGCCGAGAACAATAGCAACaataaacatgaaaagaaagaggagaatAACATGGCTAGCAAAGTCAATGAGGTGAGTTCTGGATTATTATGTAGCAAAAATACCTGGAACATCCATCCATTACCCAATACGcttatccctagtggggtcacAAAGGCTGCTGGTCTGCATCTCCAGTGGTCAGCAGACAAAAGGCAAACTGGAACTTTTCCTTAGTTTTTATCAAACCAAGTTCCATCAACAGCTGAGCTGCCAGAGCATGTCTAGACTgccacataaaaacagaaagggaTAAGTCTATGTAAAGACTGGGTCGTAAAACAGCTGATCAATTGATTAATCATGTgtattaatcacaattaatcaattattaaaaagtcTTGGGATATATATATCCCATTATATATatagagtatatatatataatgtgtttACAGTCATGATTTTAAactacatttaattaaattatttctgagcccatattttgaaataatgaCTCTAttaaagtgggtaatgagagacgggattcaaacccaggactcTGTTGCTTCAAGGCAACATTGATCCCAACTGAGCCACTATGCAGCCGTTTTgttcacaaaattaaagttttattcacacctaaggagaatttagaggaAATTAACCAAACAGTCATTATTTTAgattgtggcaggaagccggagagaaacctgcaaacaggaaacctgTCTAATCTTTTTATCCCAGAAATTTAGTGTCTCTtgtcatgaatgtttatgtaaCTGTACTCATCAACACATGTTCTGTCCCAGTTACTTAAACTTCTCCAGCCTCAAAATGCTCGGTTATTTTCTCATCAGGGATATTTTCCTGAACCAAGTTAGAAATTTCTAGCTCCTCTCTGAAAGTACCTCTATTGCTTTCGAGAGGAGGGGCTGGAGAAACCGTCACATTAGGTCTGTTTTCCTggtctttctcttctttctttccttctcatAAAGATAAATGAAGCCCCTTCTGTACATGTCTTCACTGCAGCTGCTGTCTGCAGTGACGACATGTACAGTACATCAACAGCCTTTAGTGTTTGCTGTCCGTGAATTAAGTAGGTGTAAAACTGGGCTCAGTCAGAACAACAGCAGATGACGGAGGACAGGTGGTACTGCTCCGTTCCACATCCTCCAGGTACATTGATGCTTGGGTTGGGAATGACTGTGTTTTAAATGATTACACCTGGCTGACTGTGGCAGAAAAAAGACCAGAACATTGTTGTCAGTGAGGCAGTGTTGGTGATTTAACTTTGACCTGCAGCCTGAACAAATAGGTTTGACACCCAAATCCACCCAACAGTTAAAAAGAGATGCTATGTTGTCTACCGATGGTGAAGATGGAAGTACAACCAGAGGGCCGTTACTCAACAGCTCTAAGGAATCTGTCTCACATGTTGAAAAAGTGCTTCCGCGGTACAATTCTTCATCCGTACTGCCTCCAAAGGAGTCGAGCCAGACCAAAACAGATTCCAGTAAACAAGATATCTCAAAGTCTTTTCCCGCACCTGGTATTCTCTCCCTCAGCTCCATCAGGACTGGGGAGATCTTTTCTGGAGAAATGTGTTTTCCTGGATGTCAGACAGCTGAATGTGTAAGGAGGCTTGCACAGCATGGGATGGATGACGCCTCTATAAACACCTTTTCCTGAGCGAGACACCTCCTGGTCACGCTCAGGTTCAGGATGGATTGAAATGTGGCATTCACCCAACTGTTTAACAAATTGTTGGAGAACTTGCAGAAATTCTCCTCCGTGTCTTCCATGTCTGCGTGTCCTTGTGCGGCTTCTGTCCTCGCCACATTGGGGATGTCTGAACAAACTCTCTGTTCCAAAGAGTTAACGTCCCTGTCCGGGTCGGTTAGTCCTTTCCGAACAGTGGAAAAACTGTCCCCAACAGCAATTAAGTATTAAGTCAGCGGCTCCATCAGGCCCCCAGTCCTTCAGGGGCCcaataaatgctaatattttaacacagcccacaaatttataaaagcaacatttgtttattgagattttcaatgctgctaaatttaattttaaaggatTTTAGCAAAGAATTTTgattaacatttaaatgcaagattttaaggagctggcaagtttactttgtaaaggTTCAAAGaatattcatagttagattgttgttaccatagctacaatctgatgttgtgagtttaatctttgactttgagctctgtttgttcacaaatacaatttagtaaactgcaattataactgAGTGTTTttaggttggccaattaaactactcCCCCTCTCAaagatttcactaaatctaacacagaagctgttagagttgctgatgtttttagcagcaagaggggcccctaagtcAGATTCTGCTCCAGGCCTCATACAGCCatggaccggccctgcatgatgagtTAAAGCCGCTGCACTGCGCAGAGATGCGCAACAAACgagagatttaatttaatgctgctaatgtggctttaatagctcttccatttcgtgtctgttgagtttttaataagagacacagaaaatgttttggttgcTCGAGTTTTAAGGGACGAGTTTCTCAGATCTCCACGCGGCTGCGCGCATCAACTCTGGctgactaagtggacaaagcatttgatatggtttgaTCCTTCGTGTAaccggaaaaataataatagaataatataaaaccagcgtgaTGCGTGACTACGAAGAGAGCGCGAAAGCTCCTCACCGGGCTGAACCTGAATGATGAGGTTAGCCTGGTTCATTAACCACTAACGCACCGACCAACCGGGAACACAGACATAAACTTTATCAGCGCAGACAGAGCCGGGCGCTGGGCAGCGTGCTGGGATGGAAACGCCAAACATAATCctttgttcacaaatataaatcattctcatCGCTCCCTCAACGCACCTCTGAAAGCGCgactacaagttattcctgtGATTCAACGTAGAGCtgcgcaaccagagctaacgcgATGGGTTTTAAACTCTTACCTTGATcagaaactctggaaagaatcataattcctcacagggggttgatgtaaatatccatacaggtcagcctgtgtccagtttgagtgaaaggaggtgTGCGCTTTCCCTGCTGAGGTAAACTTCAAAAATAACGCTGCGACAGCTCGAGGTAACGTAGAGGCGTcagctgtgtgattggtccgCTCTGCCGGCTTTAAATGCgtaaagtactgtataaacctATCTTCTACAAACCTATATTTTAGGAATGAAAATACTACGCAGTGAAAAGATACAGAGAACCTTGCAATCCggcttgattaaaaaaaaaaaaaaaagctttttttttttatatatatattattttcctaaaaaaacataaacagcaaCGCTTAGCTTGGTGGGGGAgctagtaaagcatggtgggccgccaggcttataatacactgggggaaaccctggagaAACAGCTGAAAAGGAGGAAGAAGTTGCGTCCAAAAATACAGAAACCTGTGGATGTAATTGTGAGTTTCAAACACTTTCTCCACTGTGAATTAACGTGTTAATTTTTGACGGCTCTAGTGAAAACCGTGGTGTAAAACAGGAGCCAAGGCAGCAGAGAGAATGTACCTAACTCATGTTAATGCTAGCTATGGTTTGAGATGAGTGTGAGCTGCTGGAATGTCATGATGCGTGCAGGTTGATGGGGCCTTGTAAAGGCTTCTGTTGCTCCATCGCATGGTGGAGCAGCACGCAGCTTTCATTTCTCtgctttgggaaaaaaaaaaaaaaagaaccagtCTCAGGGCACAAGTTCAGTAACTCTATTATTACTGTAACAGCAGCAGGGTGTCCCTCTGAAaggccttttttttaaaccaaaaatatagtTATTAAAGAACCCATCTGTATGAAGTTATGTATACATTTTTAGCATTATAACCTGTCTGTGGTATCTTACTGAGCAGAAACGTGTTCTGttcagtttctatttatatcaatcaaattttatttgtatagcacatttcagcagcaaggcatttcaaagtgctttacatcataacaaacacaaagtcatgcagcTTAGAATCGACAATcaatacattacattaagtcaagtgccatcatgAAATTCGTAATTGATTAAGTTTCAAATACAACACCagacaggtgggtttttagtcgagatttaaaggaagtcggtgtttcagctgttttacagttttctggaagtttgttccagatttgtggtgcatagaagctgaatgctgcttctcttcgTTTGGTTCTGGGcatgcagaccagaaccagaggggtctggaaggttgatacaacaacaataTCAACTTCAACTTTCTTGAGGTTAggagtaggcctgtcacagtaacaaattttgctggataataaattgtcccagaagttatcacGATAAAccataatatttttgttttgagaccattttcaagtaatggtAGTGCAAGAACAAATTTTTACAGATCAATAAACTTCaaattctgatgaacatttaacacctggaagacattttaaatatccaaaagaaataaacaaaacggaaacaacaaatgaaataaatcatgaagtctctgtaaacaaaactgcccTTCAAAATAAGGGTAAGACCGAATCACCAGActgacttttatcatccagattttagtagaaagagaaaaacgctAAATTATGCTAGTGAAagttattagtttgttttaatttatcatgcaattaattgatttattgattattgtgacattcCTCATTAGGAGTTGTCTAAGGATGCAAAGCTCACAGTGATCCTCTCCGGTTTCCCTCAGGCTGATGCTAAGGTAGAGGTGGATTCTGAGAAGAACCTGGGCCGCTACAACCTGCGCCGCAGGAAGGAAGATGGAGACTCCAAAGCAGCTGAAGCCAAGccagaggagagggaggagagatCGTCTGCTGCCcctcctgctgctgccgccgcctCCTCCACCCCACTGGACTTTGGAGGGAACATAGGTGAGTCACAGGAGAAGCAGAAAATAAGTGCATCTCTCCAAGCAGAGGGGACCTCATTTAAACTGTGTGTCTGTCCCCAGGAGCCCTCGTCTTGATGCTCTTCCTGCCTGCCTGGGTTCTGTTTCTGGTCCTCCAGGTGAACCAGAAGGATCCCAGTCTGACAAACCTCCCCACTCTGCCTCCACTCGAAACTTTCTGGGATCCTCAAGCTCTTGGCTTTGTCATCAtctggattttcttccaggCTCTGCTCTACACTTTGCCTGTTGGGAAGGTGAGTGAGGATCAGGAGGTTTAATGATGTGAGAACACCGCTGCTGGATGTAGTCCAGGCTTCATGTGAACCGGCACATGACCTGGAGGAAGGCAGAGATTGGATTAGTGGTCAGGAGGAAGGCTGGAGGAATGGAAGCTCTCTTGCTGACATGTTAGGAGCTCAGAAGGCTCTGTCCTGCTCCCACTGTAAACACAATCTTGCTAAATCAGATTTTAGATAATCCACTACTGATCATGTCACATTTAAAGGGGCAATGCTCTgtaaaatcctctttttttatatataatttgtcatgttataatgctatttcctcatcaaaaacatacctagagtgttgttttgattatttcatgcatgtttgagaactCCTTTAAaatccatggcaaccattcatctCTGCAAAATGCCTGGTTGGCTCTACACCTGTCTTTGAGAACAACGCTCcttctcagagctgcagcttctaagcttccgcctcacagagcagccctctcccactcagctccttcagactagcagcagcaattagcaaacacctgatgaaAATGCTGATCTCATTATAGGAGTTAATTCTCATTGCAACactgataaaaacattgttaaagggttaatagagttgtgataacttcctgaaggcagagtttcagaaagagcaggagtttttaaagagacagaggcccaatttgaagGCGTTgcattacaaagtcaaatttcatatttgatatttatagcatttttataactgaagttGACATGGTTACTTTATTGcactataaaatgacacaatgcGCCTGTAAACTACATAAATACTACCCGTTTATTATTGATGCCCAGCTTCTGTTTTTACTGTCTGATTCTTCTCTctgttgtcttatttcaatccttttccttttcctctgtgtttctgtAGCTGAGTGAAGGAGTCCTGCTGAGGTCTGGGAGAAGGCTCACATACAGAACCAATGGTAAGACTTAGCTGGTCACACTCTGTGACTGAGCCTGTTCTGTTCTCACCTTACCTGGATTTCATGCTTTTAATGACTCTCAGATCTCACCTCTGACTGAACTGTGACACACTGAAGCAACTTTGTTCCCAGatgttcatcatcatcatagGTTTTAATAACAGTCACTTTTTGTTCCAGATTAACCAGTTGTGTATCTGATAGCCATTATCAAAGGACTGTTTACATTTCAATAATTGTTGGCCAATGTATTCCAGGTGTTATGAACTTGCATTTGTCATGCTAATGTAACTGttgtggccatttatgctaaatttttgtagtttgtaatttctaccaattttgttttgttctttgggtagttagaatatatttaagttaatttagaaccaaaatttgtaattaatttttacatttggaattgtttagattacgttgttaattgttagaccctcccattaatttgagtaattaagaacacaccggGTGCTTGGTGGAGGTGGATTGTTTGGTAAATGTCTGGTGTGGACGGGAggttttgtaaaatgattttttgacCACTTGTTTACACTTGTTTAtaccttcaaacattaaattgagattattttccGCTTCGACTAAGTTGCGTTTTTTGGTAATTATTTTGTCTCTACTTTTACAATAAACAAATCAATTCTGAAGTGTGTACAAATCCAAAACCAcctgttaccacccacagcctttattggaatttttggcttttttggaACAGAAGGCCGCGACAGTAACGTTTAGCCAGTCAGTCTCACAGCATCAGATGTTCACACCGGACACAAAGGTCACAGAGTGATGGAAGCTCCCGGCCAGTTTTCTGTGTAGGCCTCTCTcaataaatgaatcaataaatcacatcatacattaaaatgagctcagtcatttccatttgcataatatatagtttttctgttttctctctttctgccaaaaactggatgataaaactGGTGCTTTGAGACTTTGGTCTCAATCAACCCTTTTTTTGCAGGACAATTTTGATgacagaaacttcataatttatatcatctgttatttttgttgttttgtttgatttattttggatatttaaaatgtctcccagttccagtgttaaatgttcactagaattgaaagtttattgatctgtgAGAGTatgttcttgtattattatatCATCAGcattatgttacttgaaaatggtctcaaaacaacaatgttatcatttatcgcaataacttctgggacaatttatcgttgTGTGCAGGTTTCTTTGCCTTTGTGGTCAGTGCTGcagtggtggcagcagcagTGTACCAGGGAGCTGACCTCACCTACATCCACAGCCACTTCCTGCAGCTGACCTCCGCCTCCTTCCTGGTGTCCATGCTCCTCAGCGTCTACCTGTATGTCCGCTCCCGCTCCGCCGGCCTTGATGAGCGGGCTCTGGGAGGAAACTCGGGTGAGACGCATCACAAATCAGCCATGCTCCGCCTCCGTGCGCTGTGCTTTCTCCTCATTTTAACGGCGCCTGCTGCCATCTGCTTTGACTGTCCAGGAAAGGTGATCTATGACTTCTTTAAAGGCCGTGAGCTGAATCCTCGCATCAAGGAGTTTGACCTAAAGTTCTTCTGTGAGATGCGTCCTGGACTCATTGGCTGGGTGAGTGCTGATGGCATTTCTGAGGATCATTCAAAGTGGGCAAGTAAGGCCAAACatcgccaccagggggcgccacaTGGCTCAGTGGCAGAGCAGGTTCACCATATGCAGAGGCTGCATGTCTTCTTCGCTCTCTGCCTTTCTTCTTCTCAATCTACTGTTGAATCATCACCTTAGTACTGTTAGAAAACAGCACCCCCTGCTGAATTTAGAGATCTATTATTTTTCTGTGGTTTATTTTACACTTAATAACAATCTGTGGCTGTGAGTTGATTACAGTAACTAGTGAGGTGACTGTTTCATGGAAAGGCTCATTGAGTGATATTAACTAAACTGTGTTAACACTAACATTTAATGAGTCATCGCTTCCATTTAAAACCATCGATTTGTTTGTTGTCCTTCTGATAATCTGATCATCACTACATTGTAATATATTACAATGTAGTGATGATCAGATTTAACACCATATTTATGAAGCAGTTGGTAACACGGTTGCCTAGAAACAAAAAAGTCCTGCGTCCTTTCTTGTTCCACTTTTGAAAGCTTTGCTTGGACACTCaggcaacaacaaaacatgactGAGTTAATTGGTCTCTGAATTTTCCTTGGCCATAAGAGTGTGTGTCTGAATGGCTGTTTGTCCTGTGAGTCTTGAACAGTGTTAGCTGATGCTCCTTTAGCGTCCACACTGTGACTGTTTTCACAACTAGTATCTCTAGACATCAGAATTTGAATATAATCAAATCAGGAGGAAACTGGTCAGTTTGTCTCTTTCTGTGACTTTCACATTAAAGACCTTGGAATGaaggaacatttaaaaacaacagggCCTGTATTCTTATGTATTCACAGAGAATCCTAAGACTAAAAGCAACTGGTGGTGACATCATGTTAGTAAAAGTCATAGCGTTTCTGGACGTTCGTTCCATTGACTGATATGACTTTTCCTTCTTAGTGTCTGATCAACGTTGCCATGGCGCTGGCTGagatgaagcagcagaaactggACACTCCGTCATGCTCCATGATCCTGGTCAACGTCTTCCAGCTCATCTACGTGGTGGACGGCTTGTGGAACGAGGTTCGCTCAGCTCACTTGCCAACATTCCCAGAAATGTCCCCTCTGTCAGCTGAAACGTGATTGAGCCAGTGTTTCTCCTCCAGGAGGCCATCCTGACCACCATGGACCTGATGGATGACG is drawn from Xiphophorus hellerii strain 12219 chromosome 15, Xiphophorus_hellerii-4.1, whole genome shotgun sequence and contains these coding sequences:
- the lbr gene encoding delta(14)-sterol reductase LBR isoform X2, whose product is MPSLKYQAGDKVMGRWPGSSLYYEVKVLGYDAKSRLYTVIYKDGTELELKEQDIMSVTSFQQRTRSRSRSNSRSPGRRRSRSRSPARTTRRSSSRTTTAAAAAVATDSTPSSRGDKKLKQAAEIKISPIQQEKKPAENNSNNKHEKKEENNMASKVNEADAKVEVDSEKNLGRYNLRRRKEDGDSKAAEAKPEEREERSSAAPPAAAAASSTPLDFGGNIGALVLMLFLPAWVLFLVLQVNQKDPSLTNLPTLPPLETFWDPQALGFVIIWIFFQALLYTLPVGKLSEGVLLRSGRRLTYRTNGFFAFVVSAAVVAAAVYQGADLTYIHSHFLQLTSASFLVSMLLSVYLYVRSRSAGLDERALGGNSGKVIYDFFKGRELNPRIKEFDLKFFCEMRPGLIGWCLINVAMALAEMKQQKLDTPSCSMILVNVFQLIYVVDGLWNEEAILTTMDLMDDGFGYMLAFGDLVWVPFTYTLQANYLVSHPNPLSLPVLTAIVVLKLVGFYIFRKSNSEKNAFRRNPADPRLSHLKTIPTATGKSLLVSGWWGVVRHPNYLGDLIMALAWSLPCGFSHLLPWYYIIYFLILLVHRDSRDMNACRRKYGSAWDKYCRTVRYRIIPGVY
- the lbr gene encoding delta(14)-sterol reductase LBR isoform X1 → MPSLKYQAGDKVMGRWPGSSLYYEVKVLGYDAKSRLYTVIYKDGTELELKEQDIMSVTSFQQRTRSRSRSNSRSPGRRRSRSRSPARTTRRSSSRTTTAAAAAVATDSTPSSRGDKKLKQAAEIKISPIQQQEKKPAENNSNNKHEKKEENNMASKVNEADAKVEVDSEKNLGRYNLRRRKEDGDSKAAEAKPEEREERSSAAPPAAAAASSTPLDFGGNIGALVLMLFLPAWVLFLVLQVNQKDPSLTNLPTLPPLETFWDPQALGFVIIWIFFQALLYTLPVGKLSEGVLLRSGRRLTYRTNGFFAFVVSAAVVAAAVYQGADLTYIHSHFLQLTSASFLVSMLLSVYLYVRSRSAGLDERALGGNSGKVIYDFFKGRELNPRIKEFDLKFFCEMRPGLIGWCLINVAMALAEMKQQKLDTPSCSMILVNVFQLIYVVDGLWNEEAILTTMDLMDDGFGYMLAFGDLVWVPFTYTLQANYLVSHPNPLSLPVLTAIVVLKLVGFYIFRKSNSEKNAFRRNPADPRLSHLKTIPTATGKSLLVSGWWGVVRHPNYLGDLIMALAWSLPCGFSHLLPWYYIIYFLILLVHRDSRDMNACRRKYGSAWDKYCRTVRYRIIPGVY